One Astatotilapia calliptera chromosome 1, fAstCal1.2, whole genome shotgun sequence DNA segment encodes these proteins:
- the saa gene encoding serum amyloid A yields the protein MKLLVAGIFLILIVETNAQWYNFPIEAVKGAGDMWRAYSDMREANWKDSDKYFHARGNSDAAQRGAGGRWAAEVISNTREWVQERLGHGAEDSEADQAANRWGRDGNDPNHFRPEGLPNKY from the exons ATGAAGTTGCTTGTGGCTGGGATTTTTCTCATTCTAATTGTGGAAACCAATGCCCAGTGGTATAATTTCCCAATTGAAGCAGTTAAAG GGGCTGGTGATATGTGGCGAGCCTACAGCGACATGAGGGAGGCCAACTGGAAAGATTCAGACAAATACTTTCATGCCAGAGGAAACTCTGATGCTGCacagagaggagcaggaggcAGATGGGCTGCTGAGGTTATCAG TAACACCAGAGAGTGGGTGCAGGAGAGACTGGGTCATGGCGCTGAGGACTCCGAAGCTGATCAGGCGGCAAACCGTTGGGGGCGAGACGGAAATGATCCCAACCATTTCAGGCCCGAGGGTCTTCCCAACAAGTACTGA